The following proteins are co-located in the Triticum aestivum cultivar Chinese Spring chromosome 1A, IWGSC CS RefSeq v2.1, whole genome shotgun sequence genome:
- the LOC123069163 gene encoding uncharacterized protein, translating into MGEVAATTAGDGDGAAMRRAVRRLSLGAASEVERAEAAGEVGRLARSDERTKRALPELGVVPPLVSMLADAGAGAGARLAAARALLELARGTHRNKVHIVKAGLLKKLPKLMDLSTSHDLALLLLSVSSLANTDFPLSTADLLPFLVATLGAADVPADTRLACLAALRNLSAKLEHVRAVVTSGAVRALLAPSLMEHTETTAEAALAVLADVAAASAAGRREMAEDEEAPRALVEAMARHESAGCQEHATYLVMALAHGGGGGRALLRRMRQLGAVQALLEVSLLGSPLARSRAAKILQWFKDDGQDRIRAHSGPRMEACHGNDGGADGTKACRSAVDRIVKQSLDMNMRSIMRRATASVDMTNAKQLVASSSSKSLPC; encoded by the exons ATGGGGGAGGTGGCGGCGACGACCGCAGgagacggcgacggggcggcgatgaGGAGGGCCGTGAGGCGGCTGAGCCTCGGCGCCGCGTCGGAGGTGGAGAGGGCGGAAGCGGCCGGGGAGGTCGGGAGGCTGGCGCGGTCGGACGAGCGGACCAAGCGCGCCCTCCCGGAGCTCGGCGTCGTGCCGCCGCTCGTGTCCATGCTCGCGGACGCCGGGGCAGGCGCCGGTGCACGTCTGGCCGCCGCGCGGGCGCTGCTCGAGCTCGCCAGAGGCACCCACAG AAACAAGGTGCACATAGTGAAGGCCGGCCTTCTCAAGAAGCTGCCGAAGCTCATGGACCTGTCAACAAGCCACGAcctcgcgctcctcctcctctccgtctcctCGCTGGCCAACACCGACTTCCCGCTCTCCACGGCCGACCTCCTCCCGTTCCTCGTCGCAACGCTCGGCGCCGCCGACGTCCCGGCCGACACGAGGCTGGCGTGCCTGGCCGCGCTCCGCAACCTCTCCGCCAAGCTCGAGCACGTCCGGGCCGTGGTCACCAGCGGCGCCGTGCGCGCGCTCCTGGCGCCCTCCCTGATGGAGCATACGGAGACGACAGCGGAGGCGGCGCTGGCTGTCCTCGCcgacgtggcggcggcgagcgcggcggggAGGCGGGAGATGGCGGAGGACGAGGAGGCGCCCAGGGCGCTGGTGGAGGCCATGGCGCGGCACGAGAGCGCGGGGTGCCAGGAGCACGCGACGTACCTGGTCATGGCGCTcgcgcacggcggcggcggcggccgcgcgcTGCTGCGGCGGATGCGCCAGCTCGGCGCCGTGCAGGCGCTCCTCGAGGTGTCGCTGCTCGGGAGCCCCCTCGCGCGGAGCAGGGCGGCCAAGATCCTTCAGTGGTTCAAGGACGACGGGCAGGACCGGATCAGGGCGCACTCCGGCCCGCGCATGGAAGCgtgccatggcaacgacggtgGTGCCGACGGGACGAAGGCTTGCCGGAGCGCCGTGGACAGGATAGTGAAGCAGAGCCTGGACATGAACATGAGGTCCATCATGCGGCGAGCCACGGCGTCCGTGGACATGACCAACGCCAAGCAGCTAGTGGCCAGCTCTAGCTCCAAGAGCCTGCCTTGCTGA